A stretch of the Arvicola amphibius chromosome 8, mArvAmp1.2, whole genome shotgun sequence genome encodes the following:
- the LOC119821710 gene encoding MLV-related proviral Env polyprotein-like: MEGSAFSKPSKDKTHSGAPLIILWALLGLEKGGMARSPHTIYNITWKVTNLMTGQVVNSTSMLGTTKDAFPTLYFDLCDLVGDSWNPSDQEPFPGYGCHHPGGRHGTRARDFYVCPGQNFRKECGGPADGYCAQWGCETTGDAYWKPSSSWDLITLKRGTTPGFTGAGPWVCTSTDGKPKDWCGPCYDSSSKKVPGATLGGRCNPLVLDFTAQGKAAIWDGPKSWGLRLYRSGYDPITMFSLTRQVTSASPTVLVGPNPVVSEQKPPSQPAPPPRPRPAPAHNPSTTMVPPTHNDTPAGPTPPGTGDRLLNLIQGAYSTLNYTSPNLTEECWLCLVSRPPYYEGVAIIGNYTNQTEATTYCASPSQHKLTLSEVSGRGTCIGTVPQTHKSLCNGTHPLQTNSTGYLVAPNGTYWACSTGLTPCVSLTVLNAASDYCVLIELWPRVTYHTPSYVYEQFEERPRIKREPVSLTLALMLGGLTVGGIAAGVGTGAAALVETQQFQQLQAVMHTDIRALEESVSALEKSLTSLSEVVLQNRRGLDVLFLQQGGLCAALKEKCCFYADHTGVVRDNMAKLRERIKQRQQLFESQQGWFEGWFNRSPWLTTLVSSIMGPLMIILLILLFGPCILNRLVQFMKDRMAVIQALVLTQQYHQLKQFDPENAENRVS; the protein is encoded by the coding sequence ATGGAAGGTTCAGCGTTCTCAAAACCCTCTAAAGATAAGACTCACTCGGGAGCCCCGCTAATCATCTTATGGGCCCTGCTAGGACTAGAAAAAGGGGGGATGGCCAGGAGCCCTCATACTATTTATAATATAACTTGGAAAGTCACTAACCTTATGACAGGGCAGGTTGTCAATTCCACCTCCATGTTGGGGACTACAAAGGATGCTTTCCCAACCCTATACTTTGACCTCTGTGACCTAGTGGGGGACTCATGGAATCCATCAGACCAGGAGCCATTCCCCGGGTATGGCTGCCACCACCCCGGGGGACGGCATGGGACAAGAGCCAGGGATTTCTATGTGTGCCCAGGTCAAAATTTTAGGAAGGAATGCGGGGGGCCCGCAGATGGGTACTGTGCCCAATGGGGCTGCGAAACCACAGGAGATGCCTATTGGAAGCCGTCCTCATCCTGGGACCTAATCACCCTCAAGCGAGGAACCACCCCTGGTTTTACGGGTGCAGGACCTTGGGTATGCACGTCTACCGATGGCAAACCCAAGGACTGGTGTGGCCCCTGTTATGACTCCTCGTCTAAAAAGGTTCCAGGGGCCACCCTAGGGGGCAGATGCAATCCTCTAGTTCTCGATTTTACCGCCCAAGGTAAAGCAGCAATCTGGGATGGTCCCAAGTCCTGGGGACTGCGCCTCTATCGCTCGGGATATGACCCCATCACTATGTTCTCCCTAACGAGGCAAGTGACCTCTGCCTCACCAACAGTACTTGTCGGGCCAAACCCGGTCGTGTCAGAACAGAAGCCCCCTTCTCAGCCGGCACCCCCTCCCAGACCCAGACCAGCTCCTGCCCACAATCCCTCCACCACCATGGTCCCACCCACGCACAATGACACCCCAGCAGGACCAACTCCTCCGGGTACAGGGGACAGACTCCTCAATCTAATCCAGGGGGCATATTCGACCCTTAACTACACCAGCCCGAACTTAACCGAAGAATGCTGGTTATGTCTGGTTTCCAGGCCCCCATACTATGAGGGAGTGGCTATAATTGGCAATTATACCAACCAAACTGAGGCCACGACCTATTGTGCATCCCCTTCCCAACATAAACTTACCCTGTCAGAGGTGTCGGGTCGAGGGACCTGTATAGGAACGGTCCCTCAAACTCATAAGTCACTGTGCAATGGTACCCATCCACTTCAGACTAACTCCACTGGATATCTGGTGGCACCCAACGGGACCTACTGGGCATGCAGTACGGGTCTCACTCCCTGTGTTTCCCTTACGGTCCTTAATGCAGCTTCTGATTATTGCGTGTTAATAGAGCTATGGCCCAGAGTGACCTATCATACCCCCTCATATGTTTATGAGCAATTTGAAGAGAGACCACGAATTAAACGAGAGCCAGTGTCCCTCACACTGGCCCTCATGCTGGGAGGACTAACCGTGGGGGGAATAGCTGCGGGAGTAGGAACAGGGGCCGCTGCGCTGGTTGAGACCCAACAGTTCCAGCAATTACAGGCAGTCATGCACACCGATATCAGGGCTTTGGAAGAATCAGTCAGTGCCTTAGAAAAGTCCTTGACCTCCTTATCCGAAGTGGTCCTTCAGAACAGACGGGGGTTGGATGTTCTATTCCTACAGCAGGGGGGGCTTTGCGCAGCCCTAAAAGAGAAATGTTGCTTCTATGCTGATCACACAGGTGTTGTCAGGGACAATATGGCAAAACTCAGGGAACGAATCAAGCAAAGACAGCAGTTATTTGAATCACAACAAGGTTGGTTCGAGGGTTGGTTCAATAGATCTCCATGGTTAACCACCCTAGTCTCGTCCATAATGGGACCCCTCATGATTATACTATTAATCTTGCTGTTTGGGCCTTGTATCCTCAACCGTTTGGTTCAGTTCATGAAGGACAGGATGGCAGTCATACAAGCCTTGGTcttgacccaacaataccaccaaCTTAAGCAATTCGACCCTGAAAATGCAGAAAACCGAGTCagctaa